GGCATGGCCGACGGCGCAGATGCCGCAGATGCGCGAGGTAATGTGTGAGGAATCGCTGTAGGGCCGCCCGCGCAGCATAGCCTCAAAGAAGCGTGGCGTTTCGACGATCTGCAGCTCGCACTGCTTCAATTCGCCATTCTGAACATCGACAACGATGTTCCCGTGGCCCTCCACACGGGTGAGGTGATGGACATCTACCTTCAGGGATTTGGTGGTCATGGGTTAGCCTGCCTCTTCCAATGCCATGATCTGGTTGGTCAGGAACATGGAGAGCTTCGCGTCGATAGCCTCGTCGGTCAGGCCATGCTCGTGCATGACCTGGCGCATGGCCTCGATGTTGGGGTTGGCGATCAGGCCGCGGCAACCCTCGCAACCGTCACCGTAGGTCGGGCAGATGGCGTCGCAACCGGCCAGCGTGATCGGCCCCAGGCAGACCTTGCCCCGCGTATAGACGCAGATGTTTTCCTTGAGCTTGCACTCCATGCACAGCGGCTGATCGGGGATGAAGGGCATCCGACCCTGCAGCAGGTGCGTCACCGCCTTGATGAATTCCCGCCGATCGATGGGGCAGCCGGGGATGACGGCGTCAACCTTGATCACGTCCTTGATCGGGCGCGGTTCATAAGTCTCGAACCATTCGGCCCGATCGCCATAGACGTATTCGCGGACTTCCTGCAGGGGCATGCGGTTGCGGATGGCGTTGACGCCACCCAGATGTGCGCACGCGCCCAGGGCTACGACGATGGCCGCCTGCTGCCGGATGGCCTGCAGCTTCGGCTCATCGCTGGGCCGTGAGCAGGAGCCTTCGATGAAGGCGATGGCGTAGTCCTCGCCCTTCTCGCTCATGGCTTCCCGGAACTGGACGATCTCCACCGTGTCCAGCAATTCCGGATGATCCTGCAGCGAGTCAACCACGGTGAGCTGGCAACCCTCGCAACTGGTGAATTCAAAAAAGGCAACTTTGGGTTTGGCAGACATCAGAGCGCCTCCTCCAGGTGCTTGATTTCGGCATACGAGAAGGAAGGGCCGTCCTGGCAGGTGTAGATGTGATGCATCTGGCAGTGGCCGCACTTGCCCACACCGCACTTCATGTGGCGCTCAAAGCTGAACCAGATGTTGCCTTCGGCGATGCCCTTGCCCAGCAGTTCCATCAGGACAAAGCGATACATGACCGGCGGGCCAACGACAACGGCCACCATGTTGCGCGGATGGATCTGGACCTTGGGGAAGAGGGTGGTCACTACGCCGACATTGCCCGTCCAGCTCTCGTCGGCCCGGTCAACCGTCATGTGGAACTCGATATCAGTCCGTTGTTGCCACTGCGCAATCTCATCGCGGAACAGGATTTCGGATGGGGAGCGGGTGCCGTAGAGGATGATCACCCGGCCGTACTTGCCGCGCTCGTCAAGCACCTCGTTGATCAGGGAGCGCAGCGGGGCCAGCCCCAGGCCGCCCGGCACAAAGAGGATATCCTTGCCGCGGAAGCGCTCCACCGGGAAGCCGCGCCCGAAGGGGCCGCGCAGCCCCAGCATGGCCCCCGGCTTGAGGGCATGCATGGCGTTGGTCACGCTACCCACACGACGCACACACACCTCAAAGCTGCCGTTGCTGCGGCTGGGCGAGGATGAGATGCTGATCGGCGCTTCGCCAACGCCCAGCACGGAGATCTGCACGAACTGGCCGGGGCGGTGATTGAGGGAAAACCCGCTGGGCAGTTCGATGGTGAAAAGCTTCTCCAGCGCCGTCAGGTCTTTTACAGCGGTGATCCGCGCTGGCGTGGGCATGTAGATCGATGAGTGTTTGAGGGTTTCTTTGAGCAGGGTGGTCATGCTTGCTTGGCCTCCTCCAGAATTTCACCCTTCTTGTGGCGGCGGTACAGTTCATTAAAGGTATCAACAGGGGTAATGTGCACCAGGCAGGCCGCTGCACAGCGCCCGCAGCCCACGCAGCCGATCAGGCCGTAGGCTTCCAGGTGGTACTTGCCCTTGCGCATAAAGCGGTGACGGTTGCGCAGGGCGCGCGTGGAGCGGAAGTTATGGCCGCCGGCCACCGTGGCGAAACGATCGATCTGGCAGGAGTCCCAGGTGCGGGTGCGTTGCCCTTTGGTCAGGCTCAGGTCAACCTCATCACGCACGTCGAAGCAGTAGCAGGTCGGGCAGACCTTGGTGCACTGCCCGCAGCCCAGGCAGATGTCCCCCAGTTCGTTCCAGAGTGAACTGTTGTTGCTCAGGGCCAGCAGGTCAGGCAGCTCGGTCACGTCGAAATTGAGCCGGTAGGAGAAGCGCGGCCATTTTTCGGCCATGACCTTGTTGATGCGCTGGTAGTCTTCGCTGGTGGGGTCCCAGATGGCGGTGAAGCCCTGCAGCAGCGCCTCGCCCTTTTCCGAGCCGACATCGACGCCGTAGCTGTCGCCCAGGTCGGTCAGGTGCAGGTCGTAGTCTTCCGGCACGGTGAGCGTCCCCATGCTCTTGCAGAAGGACTGTTCCATGCACGGGCTGAGGCATTCGATGCTGACCAGGGTGGTATGCTGCCGGTGAGCCTGGTAGTGCTGATCGGTGTAGCCAGTGGCGTGCACCTTGTCCAGCAGCCGGATGGCGTGCATGTCGCAGGTATGTACGCCCAGGATCACTGTTGGCTCCCATTCGATATTCGCCTTCATCTGCATGCTCTGCGCATCGAAGGTGAAGAGCGTCTCGCGCTGGGGCAGCAGGTACTTCTTGGGCGGCAGGACGCTGGTCGGGTAATCGAGGACCAGCTCGTCCGGGCTGGCGATCTCGGCGAATACATACTGGCCCTGGCGGGCGGTGGGGCCGACAACCCGGTAACGGTTCTTCAGCCAGGTGACCCAGTCCGGGAGGGCGGCTTTGGGCATGATTTTGAAGCTCATGATCGTCTTACTCCGTTTTTGGGGCAGTGTCCGGCGGGGCGTTGAAGCGGCGATGTTCCGGCTGCGCGGATGGTAGGGCTGGAATCGACACTGTATGATTGTGAAAGGCTTCACATCGGCTCAAGGGTAATCGATCTGCTGATGGCCGGTAACTAATGCTTATCACAAAAAAAGCAGGCGTTAGTCCTGATCAGGCGTTTTGTCCGCCAGGAAGGGAGCATCGTCATCCCCGGCCCGGGGGCAGGCGTGGCGGAATGGTTTGAGTTTCATAACATCCACCACTTTTTTACCCTTTTTTACCACCCAGCAGGCAAATTGCTGGTAAAACAATCAATAGGACTATTAGGCTATTTTTCCGGGCTGTGTTAACGACCCAGGAGACAAAGGGGGAGCCGGCTATACCTGACCTGCCATCAGCCGCTCGGAGAGTGTTTACTGTAGTGGATGTACCCCGAGCGCGGAAAGTTTGTTGAGGCGCGGGCCTATCTTCGCTTATCCTGCTGCGCCGCTTATTTTATCCGTGAGGAGAAAGATGCTCCGACCATTTGTGACTGATCGAAAAACGCTTTTCATTGCTGCTGTACTGATGCTGGTGCTTCTTGCCTTACCCGTGGTGGCTGCAATACCTGCCCGCGCCATTGGTGGCGATCCGGTCATCAACGAGTTTGTCGCCAACCACACTGGCACTGATACCAGCGAATATGTGGAAATCTTCGGCGCCCCGAACACCTACTATAGCACCCTGACACTGCTTCAGATCGAGGGTGACGGCACTGGCGCTGGCACTGTTGATAGCGCCTTTCCGCTGGGCCTGACCGGCCCGACTGGCTTCTGGACGACCGGCTTCCTGAACAACCTCATTGAGAATGGCACGCTCACCCTGCTGCTGGTGGAAGGCTTCAGTGGCATTGTTGGCCAGGACCTGGACACCGACAACAACGGTGGGCTGGACGTTACACCCTGGACGCGCATCGTTGACGGCGTGGCTGTTAGCGATGGCGGGGTGGGCGACGCGACGTACACCGGGACGGTGCTGGCGCCCGGCTTTGGCGGATCGGCATTCACGCCTGGCGGCGCATCGCGTATCCCCAATGGCGCAGACACCGACACCGTCGCCGACTGGATGCCCAACGACTTTGATGGCGCGGGGCTACCCGGTTTCACCGGCACACCGGCTGTCGGCGAAGCGTACAACACGCCCGGAGGCGTCAACCGGTTGTTTGGCACTGCCCGCCCGCCGCTGATCAATGAGTTCGTCGCCAATCACACCGGCGCCGACAACCACGAGTACATCGAGATCGCCGGCGACCCGAACACCGATTACAGCGCCTACGCTGTGGTCCAAATTGAGGGCGAGACGGAGGTCGGCGGCACGCCGGGCGTCATCGACAGTGCCCACCCGCTGGGCACAACCGATCCGCTTGGCCTGTGGTTTACCGGCTTCCTGACGGAGACGCTGGAAAACGGCACGATGAGCCTGTTACTGGTAGAAGGTTTCGTTGGCACCGTTGGCCAGGACCTGGACCCTGACAACGACGGCTTCTTGAACTTCATGCCTTGGGCGCGTGTCGTTGACAGCGTTGCTGTCTCTGACGGCGGTCCAGCCGACCGCACCTATGCGGAGACTGTCCTGGCCCCCGGCTTTGACGGCGTGAGCTTTACACCGGGCGGCGCGTCGCGGATTCCCAACGCAGCGGATACGAACAGCCCCGCCGACTGGCTGCGCAACGACTTTGACCTGGCGGGCATCTCTGGCTTCACCGGGACGCCCCTCTTCGGCGAGGCGCTCAATACGCCGGCGCAGGTCAATGCAGCCGTGCCGGAGCCACCCAAGTTTGTCTGCGGCGACCCGGCTACGCCGATTCATGACGTGCAGGGCAGCGGGGCGGCCAGTCCGCTGGCCGGGTCGCCTGACCCGGTGGTGATCGAGGGGGTGGTCGTCGGCGACTTCCAGGGCACAGCTGCGCTGCGTGGCTTTTACCTGCAGGAAGAACCCGCCGACGCTGACGCCAATCCTGCCACCTCAGAAGGTATCTTCGTTTTTGACAGTACGTTCGGTGTGAACGTGGCTGTCGGGGATGTGGTGCGCGTCGAGGGCAAGGTCACGGAGTATTACGGCCTGACCCAGCTCGGCAGCATCACCAAGCTGCTCGTTTGCGGGACTGACACGGTGGCTCCCACCACCGTTACCCTGCCGATCGCCAGCCTGGCCCTGTGGGAGCAGTATGAAGGCATGTTGATCACCGTGCCGGGGCCACTGACGGTCAGCGGCAACTACACGCTAGGCCGCTATGGCGAGGTCGATCTCTCGGTCGGTGGCCGGCTGTACACGCCGACCAACGTGGTCATGCCTGGCGCGGCGGCGGTTGCGCTGCAGGATCTTAACAACCGCAGCCGCATCCAGATCGATGACGGTCGCACAGCCCAGAATCCACTGCCACTGCCGCCCTATTTCATGGCTGACAATACGCTGCGCGTGGGCGATACCACTTCTGGTGTGACCGGCGTCCTGAGCTACAGCTTCGATGCCTGGGAGATTCACCCGACGCAGCCGGTGGTCTTCACCCGCGTCAATGAGCGTCCCATCACGCCGATCCCCGTTGGCGGTGATGTACAGGTGGCCGCCTTTAACGTGCTCAACTACTTCAACACGATCGACACCGGGGCCTGGATCTGTGGTCCAGCGGGCAACATGGAGTGCCGTGGCGCGGACAGCGCGTTCGAATTTACGCGACAGCGGGATAAGATCATCAGTGCGCTCACGACCCTTGACGCAGATGTGATCGGCCTGATGGAGATCGAGAATGACGGTTACGGGCCGGAGAGTGCAGTGGCCGACCTGGTCAATGGCCTCAATGCTGCGACTGTCCCCGGCACATACGCCTATATCGATCCGGGGCGGCCTTACCTCGGCACGGACGCCATCGCGGTGGCTCTGATCTATAAGCCAGCTGTCGTGACGCCCTATGGCAGCGCCGCCATCCTTGACTCGTCGGTTGACCCGCGCTTCATCGACACGCGCAACCGCCCGGCGCTGGCCCAGACGTTTGAGGAAATAGCGACCGGGGCGCGCTTCACCGTAGTGGTCAACCATCTCAAGTCGAAAGGTTCGGCCTGCGACGATCTGGGCGATCCGGATACCGGCGACGGGCAGGGCAACTGCAACATTGTCCGCACCAACGCTGCCGACGCTCTGGTTGACTGGCTGGCGAGTGATCCGACGGGCAGTCAGGACCCCGACTTTCTGATTATCGGCGACCTGAACGCCTACGCGATGGAAGACCCGGTCCGGCTGCTTAAGGGTGCGGGCTATGTGGACCTGATCGAGGCGTTCGCCGGCCCGTATGCCTACTCCTACAACTTCCAGGCGCAGTCTGGCTACCTCGACCATGCCCTGGCGATCGCCAATCTGGCGCGGCAGGTGACCGGCGCCGGTCACTGGCACATCAACGCTGATGAGCCGGTTGCGCTGGACTACAACAACTACAACCAGGCGGTGCTCTACAGGCCGGATCCGTACCGCTCCTCTGACCATGACCCGGTCTTGCTGGGTCTGGTGCTGGATTTTGAGGTGCCGTTCGATGTCAAGCCGGGCGCGGATGTCAGCCCGGTCAACCCGAAAGCGAAGGGTACGCTACCTGTGGCGCTGCTGAGTACACCGTACTTCGATGCAACACGGGTCGACCCGGCAACTGTCCGGGTGGCGGGCGCGCCGGTGGCGATGCGCGGCAATGGCTACATGATCCAGATCCGCGACGTGAACCATGACGGGCTGGATGACCTGTTCATGCACATCGAGATGTCGCTCATCAGTCTGCCGGATGGCGCGACGGAGATGCCGGTCGAGGCCATGTACGGCAACCGGCGTGTCTATGGTGCAGACGCCATCCGGCTGGTTCCGGCAGCGCAGGCAGCAGCGTGTGCGATGGACGAGACGACCCTGGCGGTCTTGGGGCTGCGGGGCGGTCATGAGGTCTTCCTGTGGGGCAAGACGTATGCTGAGGTGCTGGCGGCGCCGGGTCGCGGCCAGCTGTGGTTCGATCTGGCGCGGGCGTATATCGGCGCGCAGGCGCATATCCTCAACGGCGCGCCGGTGCCCGGTGATGTGGACTCGTCGATGACACTGGCCTACAACCTGCTCAGTGCGACTGATCCCGATCGGGGCATGGGCCGGGCCAACCGCGTGCTGTATGCCCAGTTGACCGCCATCCTTAACAGCTATAGCGCCGGTCTCTGTGTACCGTAACCACGTGGGTTAATAGCGTTTCGGGGCGGGGGCTGAACACCCCCGCCCCTTTTTGATGCTGTCTGATCGGTTGGGAAGCCTCGCTGCGCCGCAAACTGGGAGGCCCCCGCCATGCGGCGAGGGCCTCTTCTTCCAGCAGGGGGTAGGCCAGCCTGGAATCGTCCCGTAAAGCCTCTTTGGCGTGCTCAGGATCAAGGGCTTGAACCCCTTGTCCTGAGTCTTGTTGGTGTTGAGCAGGCGCTTAGAAGGCGAAGTGAATGGCCTGCCCGGCAACGATATACCACGTGATCAGGATCGCCACCAGGAACGCGCCGGTATAGACACGCCCGGTCTTGTAGAAGAAGAAGGTCAGCACCAGACCGATGATGACCATCAGCGGCACGATCTGGATGGCGACGATCGTCAGCAGCGGTTCGGCCAGCGGCATCGTCCCGCCAGCGAACAGCGGCAGGTACTGGATCAGCAGCAACACCACGAAGCCGATGGCCAGGATGACCGCGCTCAGTGGCAGGGCCTTGTCCAGCGCTTGCGGCTGGCCCTGGGCGTCCACCCGGCGCAGCTGGCTGGTTAGCGTGGTGCTCAGTACCAGGAAGAACAGCCCGAAGAACGGCAGGTAGGCCAGCATGATCTGGAAGTGCAGTGTGCTCATCGGCTTGAAGGCCAGCACCCACAGACGGAAGTCGATCATGAAGATCAGATTGGCCAGGATCAACAGCAGGTAGGTCGGGATGAAGATAGCAATGGCCAGCAGCAGCGACTTGCCGATCTTGGCCCAGTTCAGACCGCCCTGCCAGGTCAGGCCATAGTTGTCGGCGGTGGCGCCCTTGTTCA
This is a stretch of genomic DNA from Anaerolineae bacterium. It encodes these proteins:
- a CDS encoding ExeM/NucH family extracellular endonuclease; the encoded protein is MTDRKTLFIAAVLMLVLLALPVVAAIPARAIGGDPVINEFVANHTGTDTSEYVEIFGAPNTYYSTLTLLQIEGDGTGAGTVDSAFPLGLTGPTGFWTTGFLNNLIENGTLTLLLVEGFSGIVGQDLDTDNNGGLDVTPWTRIVDGVAVSDGGVGDATYTGTVLAPGFGGSAFTPGGASRIPNGADTDTVADWMPNDFDGAGLPGFTGTPAVGEAYNTPGGVNRLFGTARPPLINEFVANHTGADNHEYIEIAGDPNTDYSAYAVVQIEGETEVGGTPGVIDSAHPLGTTDPLGLWFTGFLTETLENGTMSLLLVEGFVGTVGQDLDPDNDGFLNFMPWARVVDSVAVSDGGPADRTYAETVLAPGFDGVSFTPGGASRIPNAADTNSPADWLRNDFDLAGISGFTGTPLFGEALNTPAQVNAAVPEPPKFVCGDPATPIHDVQGSGAASPLAGSPDPVVIEGVVVGDFQGTAALRGFYLQEEPADADANPATSEGIFVFDSTFGVNVAVGDVVRVEGKVTEYYGLTQLGSITKLLVCGTDTVAPTTVTLPIASLALWEQYEGMLITVPGPLTVSGNYTLGRYGEVDLSVGGRLYTPTNVVMPGAAAVALQDLNNRSRIQIDDGRTAQNPLPLPPYFMADNTLRVGDTTSGVTGVLSYSFDAWEIHPTQPVVFTRVNERPITPIPVGGDVQVAAFNVLNYFNTIDTGAWICGPAGNMECRGADSAFEFTRQRDKIISALTTLDADVIGLMEIENDGYGPESAVADLVNGLNAATVPGTYAYIDPGRPYLGTDAIAVALIYKPAVVTPYGSAAILDSSVDPRFIDTRNRPALAQTFEEIATGARFTVVVNHLKSKGSACDDLGDPDTGDGQGNCNIVRTNAADALVDWLASDPTGSQDPDFLIIGDLNAYAMEDPVRLLKGAGYVDLIEAFAGPYAYSYNFQAQSGYLDHALAIANLARQVTGAGHWHINADEPVALDYNNYNQAVLYRPDPYRSSDHDPVLLGLVLDFEVPFDVKPGADVSPVNPKAKGTLPVALLSTPYFDATRVDPATVRVAGAPVAMRGNGYMIQIRDVNHDGLDDLFMHIEMSLISLPDGATEMPVEAMYGNRRVYGADAIRLVPAAQAAACAMDETTLAVLGLRGGHEVFLWGKTYAEVLAAPGRGQLWFDLARAYIGAQAHILNGAPVPGDVDSSMTLAYNLLSATDPDRGMGRANRVLYAQLTAILNSYSAGLCVP
- a CDS encoding FAD/NAD(P)-binding protein, which gives rise to MTTLLKETLKHSSIYMPTPARITAVKDLTALEKLFTIELPSGFSLNHRPGQFVQISVLGVGEAPISISSSPSRSNGSFEVCVRRVGSVTNAMHALKPGAMLGLRGPFGRGFPVERFRGKDILFVPGGLGLAPLRSLINEVLDERGKYGRVIILYGTRSPSEILFRDEIAQWQQRTDIEFHMTVDRADESWTGNVGVVTTLFPKVQIHPRNMVAVVVGPPVMYRFVLMELLGKGIAEGNIWFSFERHMKCGVGKCGHCQMHHIYTCQDGPSFSYAEIKHLEEAL
- a CDS encoding NADH:ubiquinone oxidoreductase translates to MSAKPKVAFFEFTSCEGCQLTVVDSLQDHPELLDTVEIVQFREAMSEKGEDYAIAFIEGSCSRPSDEPKLQAIRQQAAIVVALGACAHLGGVNAIRNRMPLQEVREYVYGDRAEWFETYEPRPIKDVIKVDAVIPGCPIDRREFIKAVTHLLQGRMPFIPDQPLCMECKLKENICVYTRGKVCLGPITLAGCDAICPTYGDGCEGCRGLIANPNIEAMRQVMHEHGLTDEAIDAKLSMFLTNQIMALEEAG
- a CDS encoding Ni/Fe hydrogenase subunit beta; translation: MSFKIMPKAALPDWVTWLKNRYRVVGPTARQGQYVFAEIASPDELVLDYPTSVLPPKKYLLPQRETLFTFDAQSMQMKANIEWEPTVILGVHTCDMHAIRLLDKVHATGYTDQHYQAHRQHTTLVSIECLSPCMEQSFCKSMGTLTVPEDYDLHLTDLGDSYGVDVGSEKGEALLQGFTAIWDPTSEDYQRINKVMAEKWPRFSYRLNFDVTELPDLLALSNNSSLWNELGDICLGCGQCTKVCPTCYCFDVRDEVDLSLTKGQRTRTWDSCQIDRFATVAGGHNFRSTRALRNRHRFMRKGKYHLEAYGLIGCVGCGRCAAACLVHITPVDTFNELYRRHKKGEILEEAKQA